Proteins encoded by one window of Vigna radiata var. radiata cultivar VC1973A chromosome 5, Vradiata_ver6, whole genome shotgun sequence:
- the LOC106762705 gene encoding mitogen-activated protein kinase kinase kinase 5 isoform X2, translating into MSNANCSKPSSPQPTIKQRRLTRQGRLRYLSDKDAALHSTTSLPASPLPSFKSGSSSDHWSSSAVPQPLPRPDSPLTRRYDHHQLGSPPFEHPGFAFRRSVDHDAVRSIRSTSNLGRPFFDPVASNAKHDLRVNIPPARVLAGNSSSCKDHTERSQDNDSENVSDLRLHFSAKSAPNSIFSSPVTSPRRSSNVDFYDPSIIFHHDFNDILRVSPVKTAQSPDRTPLRSPGSLLNPEGCQSQLHKHSSRVLPENSHVDAHPLPLPPRASPPPAQSPPQHQPSIVHLTVDNSPSMKGQWQKGKLIGRGSYGSVYHATNLYSRAFLLRHRETGASCAMKEVEMFPDDPKSADCIKQLEQEIRILRQLHHPNIVQYYGSELDGDRLYIYMEYVHPGSLDKFMHDHCGAMTESVVRNFTRHILSGLAYLHSTKTIHRDIKGANLLVDATGMVKLADFGVSKILTEKSYELSLKGSPYWMAPELMKAAIKKESSPDVAMAIDIWSLGCTIIEMLTGKPPWREYEGPQAMFKVLHKSPKIPENLSSDGQDFLQQCFRRNPADRPSAALLLTHAFVQNLHDQDALHSQGQSCPRGDPGSGDDSSRHSPANSSRSNNRGVPASIGARFLHKIQNLIGDTSKKYDSEESDHVTSSRSSPCSMTEINSPQSSALNYMANSSNIPLTTVMRIIRHI; encoded by the exons aTGAGCAACGCCAACTGTAGCAAGCCTTCTTCTCCCCAACCTACGATTAAACAACGTAGGCTCACTCGACAGGGGAGGCTCCGATACCTCAGTGACAAAGACGCTGCTCTGCATTCCACCACTTCTCTACCCGCTTCTCCTCTTCCCTCTTTCAAGTCCGGTTCGTCTTCTGACCATTGGTCTTCCTCTGCGGTTCCGCAACCGCTTCCGCGTCCCGACTCCCCGTTGACTCGTCGATACGATCATCATCAACTCGGATCGCCCCCTTTCGAACACCCTGGCTTCGCTTTTCGCAG GTCGGTGGATCATGATGCGGTGAGAAGTATAAGGTCTACCAGCAATTTGGGTAGACCTTTTTTTGATCCAGTAGCTTCAAATGCCAAACACGATTTAAGAGTGAACATTCCACCTGCAAGAGTGTTGGCAG GCAATTCCAGTTCATGTAAAGATCACACAGAACGCTCTCAAGATAATGACTCTGAAAATGTTTCTGACTTGAGATTGCATTTTTCGGCCAAGAGTGCCCCCAACAGCATATTCTCCAGCCCTGTTACTAGTCCACGTAGATCCAGCAATGTAGATTTCTATGAtccttccatcatttttcatcatGATTTTAATGACATTTTGAGAGTGTCACCGGTTAAAACTGCTCAGAGTCCAGACCGGACTCCTCTGCGCAGCCCAGGGAGCCTCCTCAATCCAGAGGGATGTCAGAGTCAGCTTCATAAACATAGCTCAAGAGTGTTGCCTGAAAATAGTCATGTTGATGCACATCCACTGCCCCTTCCTCCTAGAGCGTCACCACCACCAGCACAGTCACCTCCCCAGCATCAACCAAGTATCGTGCACCTCACTGTAGATAATTCGCCTTCAATGAAAGGTCAATGGCAGAAAGGAAAACTTATTGGGCGGGGATCATATGGATCTGTTTATCACGCAACCAACTT ATACTCACGTGCATTCCTTTTGCGTCACAGAGAGACTGGAGCCTCGTGTGCAATGAAGGAGGTGGAAATGTTCCCCGATGATCCTAAATCTGCTGACTGCATAAAGCAACTTGAACAG GAAATTAGAATTCTCCGTCAATTACACCATCCCAACATTGTGCAGTACTATGGAAGTGAATTA GATGGCGATCGACTGTACATATATATGGAGTATGTTCATCCTGGATCGCTTGATAAGTTTATGCATGACCATTGTGGAGCTATGACAGAATCTGTAGTTCGCAACTTCACAAGACATATTCTCTCTGGATTGGCATACTTGCATAGTACCAAGACTATTCACAG GGATATCAAAGGTGCAAACTTGTTGGTCGATGCAACGGGCATGGTTAAACTTGCGGATTTCGGGGTTTCAAAAATT CTGACAGAGAAATCGTATGAACTTTCATTGAAGGGTAGTCCCTACTGGATGGCTCCCGAG CTCATGAAGGCTGCCATAAAGAAAGAATCCAGTCCTGACGTTGCCATGGCCATTGATATATGGAGCTTAGGGTGCACTATCATCGAAATGCTGACAGGAAAACCTCCTTGGAGGGAATACGAAGGG CCGCAAGCCATGTTCAAGGTACTGCACAAATCCCCAAAAATACCGGAGAATTTGTCATCAGATGGACAGGATTTCCTTCAGCAGTGCTTCAGAAGGAACCCGGCAGATCGACCATCGGCAGCACTGCTTCTTACTCATGCCTTTGTACAAAATTTGCACGATCAAGATGCTCTTCATTCACAAGGGCAAAGCTGTCCCAGAGGAGACCCTGGATCTGGA GATGATTCAAGTAGACATAGCCCTGCTAACAGTTCAAGAAGTAATAACCGGGGAGTGCCAGCCTCCATTGGCGCACGGTTTTtgcataaaattcaaaatttaatagg TGACACTTCGAAAAAATATGACAGCGAGGAATCTGATCATGTCACTTCTTCTCGTAGCTCTCCCTGCTCGATGACAGAAATAAACAGTCCTCAATCTAGTGCCCTCAATTACATGGCCAATTCCAGCAACATACCCCTCACCACCGTTATGAGAATCATCAGGCACATTTGA
- the LOC106762705 gene encoding mitogen-activated protein kinase kinase kinase 5 isoform X3, with the protein MSNANCSKPSSPQPTIKQRRLTRQGRLRYLSDKDAALHSTTSLPASPLPSFKSGSSSDHWSSSAVPQPLPRPDSPLTRRYDHHQLGSPPFEHPGFAFRRRSVDHDAVRSIRSTSNLGRPFFDPVASNAKHDLRVNIPPARVLAGNSSSCKDHTERSQDNDSENVSDLRLHFSAKSAPNSIFSSPVTSPRRSSNVDFYDPSIIFHHDFNDILRVSPVKTAQSPDRTPLRSPGSLLNPEGCQSQLHKHSSRVLPENSHVDAHPLPLPPRASPPPAQSPPQHQPSIVHLTVDNSPSMKGQWQKGKLIGRGSYGSVYHATNLETGASCAMKEVEMFPDDPKSADCIKQLEQEIRILRQLHHPNIVQYYGSELDGDRLYIYMEYVHPGSLDKFMHDHCGAMTESVVRNFTRHILSGLAYLHSTKTIHRDIKGANLLVDATGMVKLADFGVSKILTEKSYELSLKGSPYWMAPELMKAAIKKESSPDVAMAIDIWSLGCTIIEMLTGKPPWREYEGPQAMFKVLHKSPKIPENLSSDGQDFLQQCFRRNPADRPSAALLLTHAFVQNLHDQDALHSQGQSCPRGDPGSGDDSSRHSPANSSRSNNRGVPASIGARFLHKIQNLIGDTSKKYDSEESDHVTSSRSSPCSMTEINSPQSSALNYMANSSNIPLTTVMRIIRHI; encoded by the exons aTGAGCAACGCCAACTGTAGCAAGCCTTCTTCTCCCCAACCTACGATTAAACAACGTAGGCTCACTCGACAGGGGAGGCTCCGATACCTCAGTGACAAAGACGCTGCTCTGCATTCCACCACTTCTCTACCCGCTTCTCCTCTTCCCTCTTTCAAGTCCGGTTCGTCTTCTGACCATTGGTCTTCCTCTGCGGTTCCGCAACCGCTTCCGCGTCCCGACTCCCCGTTGACTCGTCGATACGATCATCATCAACTCGGATCGCCCCCTTTCGAACACCCTGGCTTCGCTTTTCGCAG AAGGTCGGTGGATCATGATGCGGTGAGAAGTATAAGGTCTACCAGCAATTTGGGTAGACCTTTTTTTGATCCAGTAGCTTCAAATGCCAAACACGATTTAAGAGTGAACATTCCACCTGCAAGAGTGTTGGCAG GCAATTCCAGTTCATGTAAAGATCACACAGAACGCTCTCAAGATAATGACTCTGAAAATGTTTCTGACTTGAGATTGCATTTTTCGGCCAAGAGTGCCCCCAACAGCATATTCTCCAGCCCTGTTACTAGTCCACGTAGATCCAGCAATGTAGATTTCTATGAtccttccatcatttttcatcatGATTTTAATGACATTTTGAGAGTGTCACCGGTTAAAACTGCTCAGAGTCCAGACCGGACTCCTCTGCGCAGCCCAGGGAGCCTCCTCAATCCAGAGGGATGTCAGAGTCAGCTTCATAAACATAGCTCAAGAGTGTTGCCTGAAAATAGTCATGTTGATGCACATCCACTGCCCCTTCCTCCTAGAGCGTCACCACCACCAGCACAGTCACCTCCCCAGCATCAACCAAGTATCGTGCACCTCACTGTAGATAATTCGCCTTCAATGAAAGGTCAATGGCAGAAAGGAAAACTTATTGGGCGGGGATCATATGGATCTGTTTATCACGCAACCAACTT AGAGACTGGAGCCTCGTGTGCAATGAAGGAGGTGGAAATGTTCCCCGATGATCCTAAATCTGCTGACTGCATAAAGCAACTTGAACAG GAAATTAGAATTCTCCGTCAATTACACCATCCCAACATTGTGCAGTACTATGGAAGTGAATTA GATGGCGATCGACTGTACATATATATGGAGTATGTTCATCCTGGATCGCTTGATAAGTTTATGCATGACCATTGTGGAGCTATGACAGAATCTGTAGTTCGCAACTTCACAAGACATATTCTCTCTGGATTGGCATACTTGCATAGTACCAAGACTATTCACAG GGATATCAAAGGTGCAAACTTGTTGGTCGATGCAACGGGCATGGTTAAACTTGCGGATTTCGGGGTTTCAAAAATT CTGACAGAGAAATCGTATGAACTTTCATTGAAGGGTAGTCCCTACTGGATGGCTCCCGAG CTCATGAAGGCTGCCATAAAGAAAGAATCCAGTCCTGACGTTGCCATGGCCATTGATATATGGAGCTTAGGGTGCACTATCATCGAAATGCTGACAGGAAAACCTCCTTGGAGGGAATACGAAGGG CCGCAAGCCATGTTCAAGGTACTGCACAAATCCCCAAAAATACCGGAGAATTTGTCATCAGATGGACAGGATTTCCTTCAGCAGTGCTTCAGAAGGAACCCGGCAGATCGACCATCGGCAGCACTGCTTCTTACTCATGCCTTTGTACAAAATTTGCACGATCAAGATGCTCTTCATTCACAAGGGCAAAGCTGTCCCAGAGGAGACCCTGGATCTGGA GATGATTCAAGTAGACATAGCCCTGCTAACAGTTCAAGAAGTAATAACCGGGGAGTGCCAGCCTCCATTGGCGCACGGTTTTtgcataaaattcaaaatttaatagg TGACACTTCGAAAAAATATGACAGCGAGGAATCTGATCATGTCACTTCTTCTCGTAGCTCTCCCTGCTCGATGACAGAAATAAACAGTCCTCAATCTAGTGCCCTCAATTACATGGCCAATTCCAGCAACATACCCCTCACCACCGTTATGAGAATCATCAGGCACATTTGA
- the LOC106762705 gene encoding mitogen-activated protein kinase kinase kinase 5 isoform X1 produces the protein MSNANCSKPSSPQPTIKQRRLTRQGRLRYLSDKDAALHSTTSLPASPLPSFKSGSSSDHWSSSAVPQPLPRPDSPLTRRYDHHQLGSPPFEHPGFAFRRRSVDHDAVRSIRSTSNLGRPFFDPVASNAKHDLRVNIPPARVLAGNSSSCKDHTERSQDNDSENVSDLRLHFSAKSAPNSIFSSPVTSPRRSSNVDFYDPSIIFHHDFNDILRVSPVKTAQSPDRTPLRSPGSLLNPEGCQSQLHKHSSRVLPENSHVDAHPLPLPPRASPPPAQSPPQHQPSIVHLTVDNSPSMKGQWQKGKLIGRGSYGSVYHATNLYSRAFLLRHRETGASCAMKEVEMFPDDPKSADCIKQLEQEIRILRQLHHPNIVQYYGSELDGDRLYIYMEYVHPGSLDKFMHDHCGAMTESVVRNFTRHILSGLAYLHSTKTIHRDIKGANLLVDATGMVKLADFGVSKILTEKSYELSLKGSPYWMAPELMKAAIKKESSPDVAMAIDIWSLGCTIIEMLTGKPPWREYEGPQAMFKVLHKSPKIPENLSSDGQDFLQQCFRRNPADRPSAALLLTHAFVQNLHDQDALHSQGQSCPRGDPGSGDDSSRHSPANSSRSNNRGVPASIGARFLHKIQNLIGDTSKKYDSEESDHVTSSRSSPCSMTEINSPQSSALNYMANSSNIPLTTVMRIIRHI, from the exons aTGAGCAACGCCAACTGTAGCAAGCCTTCTTCTCCCCAACCTACGATTAAACAACGTAGGCTCACTCGACAGGGGAGGCTCCGATACCTCAGTGACAAAGACGCTGCTCTGCATTCCACCACTTCTCTACCCGCTTCTCCTCTTCCCTCTTTCAAGTCCGGTTCGTCTTCTGACCATTGGTCTTCCTCTGCGGTTCCGCAACCGCTTCCGCGTCCCGACTCCCCGTTGACTCGTCGATACGATCATCATCAACTCGGATCGCCCCCTTTCGAACACCCTGGCTTCGCTTTTCGCAG AAGGTCGGTGGATCATGATGCGGTGAGAAGTATAAGGTCTACCAGCAATTTGGGTAGACCTTTTTTTGATCCAGTAGCTTCAAATGCCAAACACGATTTAAGAGTGAACATTCCACCTGCAAGAGTGTTGGCAG GCAATTCCAGTTCATGTAAAGATCACACAGAACGCTCTCAAGATAATGACTCTGAAAATGTTTCTGACTTGAGATTGCATTTTTCGGCCAAGAGTGCCCCCAACAGCATATTCTCCAGCCCTGTTACTAGTCCACGTAGATCCAGCAATGTAGATTTCTATGAtccttccatcatttttcatcatGATTTTAATGACATTTTGAGAGTGTCACCGGTTAAAACTGCTCAGAGTCCAGACCGGACTCCTCTGCGCAGCCCAGGGAGCCTCCTCAATCCAGAGGGATGTCAGAGTCAGCTTCATAAACATAGCTCAAGAGTGTTGCCTGAAAATAGTCATGTTGATGCACATCCACTGCCCCTTCCTCCTAGAGCGTCACCACCACCAGCACAGTCACCTCCCCAGCATCAACCAAGTATCGTGCACCTCACTGTAGATAATTCGCCTTCAATGAAAGGTCAATGGCAGAAAGGAAAACTTATTGGGCGGGGATCATATGGATCTGTTTATCACGCAACCAACTT ATACTCACGTGCATTCCTTTTGCGTCACAGAGAGACTGGAGCCTCGTGTGCAATGAAGGAGGTGGAAATGTTCCCCGATGATCCTAAATCTGCTGACTGCATAAAGCAACTTGAACAG GAAATTAGAATTCTCCGTCAATTACACCATCCCAACATTGTGCAGTACTATGGAAGTGAATTA GATGGCGATCGACTGTACATATATATGGAGTATGTTCATCCTGGATCGCTTGATAAGTTTATGCATGACCATTGTGGAGCTATGACAGAATCTGTAGTTCGCAACTTCACAAGACATATTCTCTCTGGATTGGCATACTTGCATAGTACCAAGACTATTCACAG GGATATCAAAGGTGCAAACTTGTTGGTCGATGCAACGGGCATGGTTAAACTTGCGGATTTCGGGGTTTCAAAAATT CTGACAGAGAAATCGTATGAACTTTCATTGAAGGGTAGTCCCTACTGGATGGCTCCCGAG CTCATGAAGGCTGCCATAAAGAAAGAATCCAGTCCTGACGTTGCCATGGCCATTGATATATGGAGCTTAGGGTGCACTATCATCGAAATGCTGACAGGAAAACCTCCTTGGAGGGAATACGAAGGG CCGCAAGCCATGTTCAAGGTACTGCACAAATCCCCAAAAATACCGGAGAATTTGTCATCAGATGGACAGGATTTCCTTCAGCAGTGCTTCAGAAGGAACCCGGCAGATCGACCATCGGCAGCACTGCTTCTTACTCATGCCTTTGTACAAAATTTGCACGATCAAGATGCTCTTCATTCACAAGGGCAAAGCTGTCCCAGAGGAGACCCTGGATCTGGA GATGATTCAAGTAGACATAGCCCTGCTAACAGTTCAAGAAGTAATAACCGGGGAGTGCCAGCCTCCATTGGCGCACGGTTTTtgcataaaattcaaaatttaatagg TGACACTTCGAAAAAATATGACAGCGAGGAATCTGATCATGTCACTTCTTCTCGTAGCTCTCCCTGCTCGATGACAGAAATAAACAGTCCTCAATCTAGTGCCCTCAATTACATGGCCAATTCCAGCAACATACCCCTCACCACCGTTATGAGAATCATCAGGCACATTTGA
- the LOC106762705 gene encoding mitogen-activated protein kinase kinase kinase 5 isoform X4, translating to MSNANCSKPSSPQPTIKQRRLTRQGRLRYLSDKDAALHSTTSLPASPLPSFKSGSSSDHWSSSAVPQPLPRPDSPLTRRYDHHQLGSPPFEHPGFAFRRRSVDHDAVRSIRSTSNLGRPFFDPVASNAKHDLRVNIPPARVLAGNSSSCKDHTERSQDNDSENVSDLRLHFSAKSAPNSIFSSPVTSPRRSSNSPDRTPLRSPGSLLNPEGCQSQLHKHSSRVLPENSHVDAHPLPLPPRASPPPAQSPPQHQPSIVHLTVDNSPSMKGQWQKGKLIGRGSYGSVYHATNLYSRAFLLRHRETGASCAMKEVEMFPDDPKSADCIKQLEQEIRILRQLHHPNIVQYYGSELDGDRLYIYMEYVHPGSLDKFMHDHCGAMTESVVRNFTRHILSGLAYLHSTKTIHRDIKGANLLVDATGMVKLADFGVSKILTEKSYELSLKGSPYWMAPELMKAAIKKESSPDVAMAIDIWSLGCTIIEMLTGKPPWREYEGPQAMFKVLHKSPKIPENLSSDGQDFLQQCFRRNPADRPSAALLLTHAFVQNLHDQDALHSQGQSCPRGDPGSGDDSSRHSPANSSRSNNRGVPASIGARFLHKIQNLIGDTSKKYDSEESDHVTSSRSSPCSMTEINSPQSSALNYMANSSNIPLTTVMRIIRHI from the exons aTGAGCAACGCCAACTGTAGCAAGCCTTCTTCTCCCCAACCTACGATTAAACAACGTAGGCTCACTCGACAGGGGAGGCTCCGATACCTCAGTGACAAAGACGCTGCTCTGCATTCCACCACTTCTCTACCCGCTTCTCCTCTTCCCTCTTTCAAGTCCGGTTCGTCTTCTGACCATTGGTCTTCCTCTGCGGTTCCGCAACCGCTTCCGCGTCCCGACTCCCCGTTGACTCGTCGATACGATCATCATCAACTCGGATCGCCCCCTTTCGAACACCCTGGCTTCGCTTTTCGCAG AAGGTCGGTGGATCATGATGCGGTGAGAAGTATAAGGTCTACCAGCAATTTGGGTAGACCTTTTTTTGATCCAGTAGCTTCAAATGCCAAACACGATTTAAGAGTGAACATTCCACCTGCAAGAGTGTTGGCAG GCAATTCCAGTTCATGTAAAGATCACACAGAACGCTCTCAAGATAATGACTCTGAAAATGTTTCTGACTTGAGATTGCATTTTTCGGCCAAGAGTGCCCCCAACAGCATATTCTCCAGCCCTGTTACTAGTCCACGTAGATCCAGCAAT AGTCCAGACCGGACTCCTCTGCGCAGCCCAGGGAGCCTCCTCAATCCAGAGGGATGTCAGAGTCAGCTTCATAAACATAGCTCAAGAGTGTTGCCTGAAAATAGTCATGTTGATGCACATCCACTGCCCCTTCCTCCTAGAGCGTCACCACCACCAGCACAGTCACCTCCCCAGCATCAACCAAGTATCGTGCACCTCACTGTAGATAATTCGCCTTCAATGAAAGGTCAATGGCAGAAAGGAAAACTTATTGGGCGGGGATCATATGGATCTGTTTATCACGCAACCAACTT ATACTCACGTGCATTCCTTTTGCGTCACAGAGAGACTGGAGCCTCGTGTGCAATGAAGGAGGTGGAAATGTTCCCCGATGATCCTAAATCTGCTGACTGCATAAAGCAACTTGAACAG GAAATTAGAATTCTCCGTCAATTACACCATCCCAACATTGTGCAGTACTATGGAAGTGAATTA GATGGCGATCGACTGTACATATATATGGAGTATGTTCATCCTGGATCGCTTGATAAGTTTATGCATGACCATTGTGGAGCTATGACAGAATCTGTAGTTCGCAACTTCACAAGACATATTCTCTCTGGATTGGCATACTTGCATAGTACCAAGACTATTCACAG GGATATCAAAGGTGCAAACTTGTTGGTCGATGCAACGGGCATGGTTAAACTTGCGGATTTCGGGGTTTCAAAAATT CTGACAGAGAAATCGTATGAACTTTCATTGAAGGGTAGTCCCTACTGGATGGCTCCCGAG CTCATGAAGGCTGCCATAAAGAAAGAATCCAGTCCTGACGTTGCCATGGCCATTGATATATGGAGCTTAGGGTGCACTATCATCGAAATGCTGACAGGAAAACCTCCTTGGAGGGAATACGAAGGG CCGCAAGCCATGTTCAAGGTACTGCACAAATCCCCAAAAATACCGGAGAATTTGTCATCAGATGGACAGGATTTCCTTCAGCAGTGCTTCAGAAGGAACCCGGCAGATCGACCATCGGCAGCACTGCTTCTTACTCATGCCTTTGTACAAAATTTGCACGATCAAGATGCTCTTCATTCACAAGGGCAAAGCTGTCCCAGAGGAGACCCTGGATCTGGA GATGATTCAAGTAGACATAGCCCTGCTAACAGTTCAAGAAGTAATAACCGGGGAGTGCCAGCCTCCATTGGCGCACGGTTTTtgcataaaattcaaaatttaatagg TGACACTTCGAAAAAATATGACAGCGAGGAATCTGATCATGTCACTTCTTCTCGTAGCTCTCCCTGCTCGATGACAGAAATAAACAGTCCTCAATCTAGTGCCCTCAATTACATGGCCAATTCCAGCAACATACCCCTCACCACCGTTATGAGAATCATCAGGCACATTTGA